The following coding sequences lie in one Rhinolophus ferrumequinum isolate MPI-CBG mRhiFer1 chromosome 16, mRhiFer1_v1.p, whole genome shotgun sequence genomic window:
- the AFAP1L2 gene encoding actin filament-associated protein 1-like 2 isoform X4 — protein MERYKAQGCCCLVVQRRILQVSASLEQLLTELEDFLKILDQENLSSTAVVKKSGLAELLRLYTRSSSSDEEYIYMNKVMVNKQQNVESQDQAPEGQSPLTNGEPSQHSSAPQKSLPDLPPPKIIPERKQVCVPKIESPEGYYEEAEPYDLSVNEDGEAVSSSYESYDEEESSKGKSAPYQWPSPEASIELMRDARICAFLWRKKWLGQWAKQLCVIKDTRLLCYKSSKDHSPQLDVNLLGSSVVHKEKQVRKKEHKLKIMPMNADVIVLGLQSKDQAEQWLRVIQEVSGLPSEGTSEGNQYTPDAQRLNCQKPDVTEKYLSASEYGSSVDGHPEVPETKDVKKKCSAGLKLSNLMNLGRKKSTSLEPPERSLETSNYLNVLVNSQWKSRWCSVRDSHLHFYQDRNRSKVAQQPLSLVGCEVVPDPSPDHLYSFRILHNGEELAKLEAKSSEEMGHWLGLLLLESGSKTDPEEFTYDYVDADRVSCIVNAAKTSLLLMQRKFSEPNTYIDGLPSQNLQELLYDDVEMSELTAALDPEEAAPATDAPSEPDPDRVYLDLTPVKSFLYSPRGAQAQEHSPTPSHLDPPAVALPADPGPAPDEPLLESAETPEAQPIEQWESLEPEEPSLRITTVKIQTEQQKISFPPSCPDPVAVTQAEASAPVKDRLRATSAEIKLGKNRTEAEVKRYTEEKERLEKKKEEIRGHLAQLRKEKRELKETLLKCTDKGVLASLEQKLKEIDEECRNQESRRVDLELSIVEVKDNLKKAEAGPMTLGTTVDTTHLENVSPRPKAAAPTRAPDCTPVNSATALKNRPLSVMVTGKGTVLQKAKEWEKKGTS, from the exons CCCTGGAGCAGCTACTGACAGAGCTGGAAGACTTCCTCAAGATTCTCGACCAGGAGAACTTGAGCAGCACAGCCGTGGTGAAGAAGAGTGGTCTGGCCGAGCTCCTCCGGCTTTACACCAGAAGCAGCA GTTCCGATGAGGAGTACATTTATATGAACAAAGTGATGGTCAACAAGCAACAGAATGTCGAGTCCCAAGACCAAG CGCCCGAGGGACAGAGCCCACTGACCAACGGGGAGCCCAGCCAGCACTCCTCAGCCCCTCAGAAGAGCCTTCCGGatctcccaccccccaagatC ATTCCAGAACGGAAACAGGTCTGCGTCCCAAAGATCGAGTCTCCAGAGGGTTACTATGAAGAGGCTGAGCCATATGACTTGTCCGTCAATG AGGATGGAGAGGCCGTGAGCAGCTCCTACGAGTCCTATGATGAGGAGGAAAGCAGCAAGGGCAAGTCGGCCCCCTACCAGTGGCCCTCGCCCGAAGCCAGCATCGAGCTGATGCGTGATGCCCGCATCTGTGCCTTCCTGTGGCGCAAGAAGTGGCTGGGGCAGTGGGCCAAGCAGCTCTGCGTCATCAAGGACACCAGACTCCTG TGTTACAAGTCCTCCAAGGACCACAGCCCTCAGCTGGACGTGAACTTGCTGGGCAGCAGCGTCGTGCACAAGGAGAAGCAAGTGCGGAAGAAGGAGCACAAACTGAAGATCATGCCAATGAATGCCGACGTGATCGTGCTGGGCCTCCAGAGCAAGGACCAGGCTGAGCAGTGGCTCCGG GTCATCCAGGAGGTGAGCGGCCTGCCTTCAGAAGGCACGTCCGAGGGAAACCAGTACACCCCAGATGCCCAGCGTCTGAACTGTCAGAAG ccAGATGTAACTGAGAAGTACCTGTCAGCCTCAGAATATGGAAGCTCCGTAGATGGCCACCCTGAGGTCCCAGAGACCAAAGATG TCAAGAAGAAATGTTCTGCTGGCCTCAAACTGAGCAACCTAATGAACCTTGGCAGGAAGAAATCAACCTCACTGGAGCCTCCAGAGAGGTCTCTCGAGACATCCA ATTACCTGAACGTGCTGGTGAACAGCCAGTGGAAGTCACGCTGGTGCTCCGTCAGGGACAGTCACCTGCACTTTTACCAGGACCGGAACCGGAGCAAGGTGGCCCAGCAGCCCCTCAGCCTGGTGGGCTGTGAGGTGGTCCCAGACCCGAGCCCAGACCACCTCTATTCCTTCCGCATCCTCCATAATGGCGAGGAGCTGGCCAAACTCGAG GCCAAATCTTCCGAGGAAATGGGCCACTGGCTAGGCCTCCTGCTCTTGGAGTCGGGCTCCAAGACAGACCCCGAAGAATTCACCTACGACTATGTGGATGCAGATCGGGTTTCCTGTATTGTGAACGCGGCCAAAACCTCTCTGCT ACTGATGCAGAGAAAGTTCTCAGAGCCCAACACTTACATTGATGGCCTGCCCAGCCAGAATCTCCAGGAGCTGCTGTATGATGATGTGGAGATGTCAGAGCTGACAGCTGCG CTGGACCCTGAGGAAGCAGCCCCTGCCACAGATGCTCCAAGTGAGCCAGACCCCGACCGCGTGTACCTGGACCTCACGCCTGTCAAGTCCTTCCTGTACAGCCCAAGGGGTGCCCAGGCCCAGGAGCACTCCCCCACACCGTCCCACCTGGACCCTCCAGCTGTGGCCCTCCCTGCAGACCCGGGCCCTGCCCCAGACGAGCCCCTCCTCGAGTCTGCAGAGACCCCAGAGGCGCAG CCGATCGAGCAGTGGGAGAGTCTGGAGCCTGAAGAGCCTTCCCTGAGAATCACGACCGTCAAAATCCAGACTGAACAGCAGAAAATCTCCTTCCCACCAAGCTGTCCCGACCCCGTGGCTGTCACCCAGGCCGAGGCCAGCGCACCTGTGAAAGACAGGTTGAGGGCGACCTCTGCAG AGATCAAACTTGGCAAGAACAGGACAGAAGCCGAGGTGAAGCGGTacacagaggagaaggagaggcttgagaagaaaaaggaagaaatccgGGGGCACCTGGCTCAGCTCCGGAAAGAGAAACGGGAGCTGAAAGAGACCCTGTTAAAGTGTACAG ACAAGGGCGTCCTGGCCAGCCTGGAGCAGAAGCTGAAGGAAATCGATGAGGAGTGCAGGAACCAGGAGAGCAGGCGTGTGGACCTCGAGCTCAGCATCGTGGAGGTGAAGGACAACCTGAAGAAGGCCGAGGCCGGGCCCATGACCCTGGGCACCACTGTGGACACCACCCACCTGGAGAATGTGAGCCCCCGA CCCAAAGCTGCTGCCCCCACCCGTGCCCCAGACTGTACCCCAGTCAACTCTGCAACAGCACTCAAGAACAGGCCTCTTTCCGTCATGGTGACAGGGAAAGGCACCGTCCTCCAGAAAGCCAAG gaatgggagaagaaaggaaCCAGTTAG